In Paenibacillus sonchi, the genomic stretch AGATCATGTATCTCTAAAGCTTCAAGCAACTGCTTCATGCTTTCAATAAAAAAGACGGTTTTCCTTAAGCTGCTTAGCACAATAATCTTTTTTAATTCCCGGGATGTAAAGACTCTATATCCGTTTTCCGGATTCCGCTTGGCGCGGATAAGCCCCTCCTTTTCCCAATGCCGGATAGCGGACGGGTTTACACCAGTGATAGCGGCAATCTCCCCGATTTTCATTTCTTCCGTTACCTGCACATTTTTGTACTTGGAGAAGTCGGTTTTTTGAATTAAGCTCATGACCTCTTCAACCCGTTGCTTCTCCATTTGGATGTTGTATTGATGTGAATTGATTTTCCAAAGTGCCTGTTCGACGTGACCTTTTTTTAACAGACTCATGACATCGTAGCTGACAGGAATACCGAATCCTTGTATCAAGGTACGTAAAGCAATAAATGCTTGAACATGGACCGGTGAATAAAATCTTCTATTACTGGCTGTTCGAGGTACGTCAGGTACCAAATTGAGATCTTCATATCTTCGCAAGGTTGTGGTGCTGACCTGAAGTCTCTTAGCCATCTGTTTTGGCGTAAAGGTTTTGTCCACCTGCGACACCTTCCTTAAAGTCAAACTCTAAAGTACAGCAACAATATTGTAAGAGACAATGGCCGTCCACACAAGGATTCCTGGTACAACAAACGAAATATTGCATGAATGTTGTATGATCGAAGCAGGAGGGTGAATTGTTCATGGAAAATTTGACAGCAGAAGAAAAGCAGCAGTCGGTTGAAGCGTTTAAGTCGATTATTCGTAAATCGGAAAAAGCGCTCTCGCATATGAAAACAGATGCACCACAGACGAGGTTGCTTGAGAAGCGAATGAAGGCTGCCCGGATTGGCGCAGAAACGCTTCTTGCCCGTTGGGAAGGCCGGGAATTGGATGTCTGCAAAACAGATTTAATCGAAGCAAAAAAGGAGCTGGCGAGTTTGCTGTTGACACTTCCTTCATTTCTTAAGAAATCAAAAGAGGGCAGCGGGCAGCGGACCTACATTACAAGAAGGATAGAGGCTATAAAAGTTGCTGTTTTCTATATGGACGATTTGATTGAAAAGTCCGAATAGCGTAATCGGAGGTAAGACATGGATGATATTACACCGGACGAAACGGTGCTAAAGGCGAAACAGTATCCTAAAAATACCATAACGGCGGGCCGCCGCCATACCGCCCTGCTTAAATCTGACGGCACGGTGACAGCTGTGGGTGATAATAAATATGGCCAATGTGATGTGAGCGGCTGGCGCAATATTGTAGCGGTTGCGGCGGGTAATGTTCATATGGCGAAGAACACGGGTAATGCCCATACCATCGGGCTCAAATCGGACGGTACGGTGACGGCTGTGGGCTGGAATAAGCATAACCAATGCGATGTAAACGACTGGCGCAGTATTGTAGCGGTTGCGGCAGGCTGGTGCCGTACCATTGGGATTAAATCGGACGGCACGGTGGTAGCAGCGGGACGAAATAATGAAGGTGAATGCAATGTAAGCAGCTGGCATGATATTGTGACGGTCGCAGCGGGTGACTGGCATACCATCGGGCTTAAATCGGACGGCACGGTGACGGCTGTGGGAAACAATCGGTATCGCCAATGCGATGTAAACGGTTGGGGCGACATAGTAGCGGTAGCTGCGGGTTACCTTCATACCGCCCTGCTTCAATCGGACGGCTCGGTGGCGGCTGCGGGTTGGAATAAGCATGACCAATGCGATGTAAGCGGCTGGCGCGGTATTGTGGCGATTGCGGCAGGTAGCAGTCATACCATCGGGCTTAAATCGGACGGCACGGTGGCGGCTGCGGGCTGGAATGATTTTGGACAATGTAATGTAAGTGATTGGAGCGATATTGTAGCGATTGCGGCGGGCTGTGCCCATACCGTGGGGCTTAAAGCGGACGGCACGGTGGTTGCTGTGGGTGATAATGAATATGGCCAATGCGATGTATTTAGCTTCAACCTCAACAATTAGAAGTCTTGTTCCCTACATTTCATTTATTTGCATCAGCCACCATCTAAAAGTCCGGATAATAACAAAAAACAAGTCAACCTGGCACTATCCGGCCATAATTGACCTGTTCCCGTAACCTTTTTTTATTCAAGTCTAAAAGAGTTGCTTGTAATTTTCACATCTGGATTAAGCTCCTTCAATTGCATTCCATAGTCTTTTTTCATTCTTGAAATATGCAGTGATTCTATTTTTGGAAAGTGCTCCTTGAGATGAATTAGATCAACCTGCACTTGGCATAAAATAAAATCAATGTGTTTAACTTTCTCTAGTCCTGCAAGCTCTGTTAGATTCATTTCTTGTGTACAACTGTTTACAATTAACGTCTCAATTCCCGCGAAAGTCTTTAACGTACGTAAATCCAGCTTTTTGCTGCCATCCAAAACCAGCCGTTTAATGTTACTGTTATCTCCTGTGAAACGTACCAAGCTGCGGCAACCTAGTATACTGAGATCATCTAAGGCTGAAGCCGCAGTTGTATTTCCGAATTCTTTGAATTTACAGCTTTTAAAAGACAAATTTTCAATTCGGACATCTTTCCATTCCTCAAAATCAGGCTCTATTGGCGAATGATAAATATCCAAGATTTTAATATCCCTAAACCCAGCAATGGCAGTTAAATCTTCTTTTCGTTCTGCAAAAAGATCAATATATTCTACTTTTGTATTAGAGAGCTGAGAGAGATCTCTGTGCCGGTTGCGGTGGGTTTGAATTTTGATATATTCACCTTTATTAAACCACTCAATACCTTCAAATGATTGGATATATTGCCCATAAACAAACAGCCCTCTCAAATTAGTAAACACTCGTAATATGCTCAAATTATTCAGAGAGGAATTATAGTCTATCGTCAATGTCTTAATTCGATCAATGCCCTTCATTTGTTGCAGGTGCTCCATTAAGGCCTCGGCATCCACTTCTATATTTGAAGGGTTACTTATGCTCAAACTGTCATATTGCGGTTCTATGGTTGTAAGTTCTGTGAATTTTGACTCATCTACGATTAGCTCTTCAGACAATATGTTCATCCTTTCCGATTCGACTTATTGGGTAGCCCGAATGAAAGTCAATTTCACACGATTAACATACATACTTAATTGTACTATCCCTTCAAGATTACTTCATGCATTTTTATATTCTGTCACCTGCTTGATCTGGTCAAGTATAGGAAAGGGAAGATATCAAAAAACAAGTCAATCCGGTGCTATCTGACCATAATTGACTTGTTCAACGTAACGGAATATGTTTAAGTTACAAAAAATAAATTATCCTCCGTAACCTAATTTTATACAAGTCTAAAACAGCATAAGCAAACGCGCTGCTGCATGCATATCAAGAGTATCTTTCTATCATGGATCAATTGAAGCGGCATGTTGTCCCATCTGCATATATAACAGACATTGTGTTGCTATTTTCATCATAATGACAAGCCGGAAGCTGGATTCGGAGCCAACCCCTCGCGCTTGCTCATGACCTCGATCATCAAGTTGGCACCAAGCCTAAACCCTTGGAGAAAGGCAGCTTCGACATGCATGCTTTCCACACTGTCGCATAGGTCAAAATATTCTTCAAGCTCACGAAACGCTTCTTCACCCAGTCGATTTCGCCATTGCTCCGTCTGCGCCGAAATTTGTCGGCTTAATGGTCGATATTCAGGGTGAGACGGTACAATGGTTTCTTCGGGTTGAATCTGCCCGCGGTACAGAGCTTCCAGAATCGTTTTCATGTTCATCCTCCCATAAATGTAATCGCATCGCTTGAATCAGGTTTCTGCACATGGTAGGATATTTATGCAGTCTGCTTTTTAAGCGATTGCGGGATAGGAAGTAGCGATGTTCTTCATGGGACTCACGCTGCTTCCTTCTTTATTTTTGGAGATCGTCATACACCTTTTCAATCCCTGTGCGCACGATATCCGAACGTGTTGTGTTCAGCTTCTCGGTGCAAGCATCAAGCTTACTCAAAATTGCTTGATCGACACGTATCTTAATCGTTTCGCTTTTCGGATTGTCAGATGGAGGACGCCCCATCTTTTTGGACGACATCGCTTCACCCCACTTTCTGTGCCCACAATAATCATATTATTGTGAGCACAGAAAGTCAATCCATATTTCAAACCATTCATTCTTTTTCCGGCAGGTTGGTTTTTCCACACGAGACTGCTGTCTCGCGTTGTTCAAGCACTGGATTTGGATATCCAAATCCGCTTGTTAGGGGTATGCCCCAAGACCCGTCTATCCATTTCTTTGACGAAAGACTTGTTTTAATGACAAAAAGAAACCACATATAGTTATAAACATGTGGTTAGATCCAGACTATTATAAATATTCTTTCCAGATATTACAAAGTTCAAATAGTTGATTTTCATTTGAATTTTTTTCAACTATAGCTAGGGAACTATTATTGACTACTGAAATAGGATTTAACTCCATTTTCTTAAACCCTGTTATTACTGGCCGATTAACATACACATATTTTTTAGGCCTGTGTATGATTCCCCATTCCAATGTACGTATTTCATTTAAAAATACTGATCCAAAATAGATACCCACATCAATGATTAATGAGCTCGTAAGTTCACTAAACTTCAAGGTGTTGTTAGCGACTTCTTCTTTTAACCAATCAGGAGCAGCATCTACATCTTCTTCTAACTCTTCTTTAGTCTTAGGCACCATTTCTATTCGTTGAATAAACCACTTCCATAGGTTAACTAATGATTCCTGAGATAAATTTAATTCTTCTTTTCCTCCCCCCAATGTTTCTACATAATGTGCGATTAATGTATCTATTCTCGTTGGTATCTGTAAAATGAACCAATCAAAATATTGCTTGGCTTCTTTTTTTGTCATTATTTCAAAGGGTATAATTTCAAATGGTGCTACTAGCTTCGGATACAAAATGGATCACCTCATTTATCATATATAATAACCCAGGCTCGTTTAAAACAGGGCATTATGGAGGCAACAACCATCCAAAATAGACCTGCTTAATTATTTTTAATGCCAATTCAAGCTGTGCTTTAAGCATATTAGGCCCTAAGCTAGTTTCTTAACCTTCGAGCCTAGCACATTTGATTATTGATAAAGAACGTCATTTAATACGGCAACAATACCCATATATAACTCAGTAAGAATAGTATTATCAGGGTCTTTATTATATACAGCTTGGCTTACACCCGTCGTATAAAGGTAGAACAATTGATAGGCCAAAGGTTTAGATATTTTATCTCTTCCTTTAGTGAATTTTCTTATTTCCTCTAAAAAATGTAGTAATTCTCTTATACTTTCGTCCGGTAATTCCCTATTCGTTCTTATATACAGAAGAATTTTTAATATGAGAGTTGATATTTCCTTTTCTAATTGAACTTCATCACTCATGGAATCCACCCCACTATAGCGTTTTGTGGAATATACTTATGTACTGATACTTCACCGTCATTCTCAGCCATTTCAGCCGCATACTCTGCCTCCATTGGTTCATACACATTGAACGGGACCTTTGAAATCGCGCGGACATGCTGCCGTCCTGGCCTTCCAGCCCGATGACGCTGCCCTGACATCACTCAGATAAAAGAAGACTGATGCTGTACTAGATGAACTAATGAACACAACAAAAACAGCTCAACTAAGGTGCATTCTCCACAGAATTTCATATAACGGTATTACGATATAAATATATAGAACGTAATTAAGACACTGTCGAAGTCACTTCAATCGCCAAATCGGATAAAGAATAGTAATAACGCACCCGAAGGTGGCGATGAAAATGAGAAATGAAGAAATCGAGCGATTGAATGCAGCGAAGAAACAAACATCGGATAAACGACTCTACGGAAGGTACCTGGCCGTCCGTCTTCGTCTGGAAGGACATATATGTGATGAGATCGGAGAACTACTCAGCCGGCTCGTCAAACCGTCGGCCTCTATTGGAAAGCCTACCAAACGAAAGGTCTGTCTGGCCTGAAGATGGGGCATTCTCCTGGACAACCGACAAAACTTACGGAGGAACAACGCCGCCGGTTAGCCGATGCTCGAGCAGCAGCCAGCCGATGTCGGGTTCGAAGCTAGGTATACCTGGACTCTACCGCTGGTGGCGGAATGGATAGAACGGGAATTTTGCATCCAAATGAGCGTGCGTGGCATTAGAGTGATGCTCAAACGGATGAACTTCAGCTTTACCAAAGCAACCTATACGCTTGCCAATGCAGACGAGGAGGCTTAAGCCTTCTTTAAAAAGCACACCTTTGCCCAGCTAAAGAAGCAGGTGGAGGCTGAAAAGATCGATCATCTGCTGTTTGAAGACGAGTCCATGATTCGCGCTTATCAAGTCCTTCAATACAATGGGTTCCCTCGCGGGAAACAACGTAAAGTGTCAACGTACGGCAAACACGAAGGGGCCAAGTTGTTTGGTGTGATTAACTATGAAACCGGTCAGGTCCATCACCGAGAAGAGGAGGAGGCCGATACCGCAGCCTTTATTCGATTTCTACAGGATCTTCTTTCGGCCTATCCACGTGGAAAAATCGCCATGATTTTGGACAACAGCTGGATTCATCACGCGACGGAGTTGCAACCTTTTTTTGAAGGAACATCCACGTCTGCAGTTAGTCTTTCTGCGCCTTACAGCCCAAACCTGAATCCGGTTGAAGGGTTATAGCTGTGGCTCAAAGCGGATGTGGTGAACAACATCTTTTTCGAAAAATTTTATAAGATTCAGCTTCATGTGAGTCAATTTATGAAGTGAATCAATAATCAACCGTTGGAAACGATTGATCGCCTACTTATCAGGTTAGAAACTTAATTACGGTTTATATAACTGTTTATATAACTGTTTATATAACTGTTTATATAACTGTTTATATAACTGTTTATATAGCCCATTCATGCACCGCCTATAAAATGTATTTAATGGGAGGGGGAATATTCCCCCTCCCTCCACAATATGCACTAATTCAGTTTTATTACAGTACCTGTTTGACTCTTGTGCTTATCTGTAATCCAGTTACCGTACTAGGAGGACTAAATTTGAATTCTCAATTTCCAACAGTAATAAGTTTATCATATTGGATGCCATTTCTTGTTGCCTGTTGTAATACACCCGAAAAGTCGTCTAACAATAATTGCGAGTAATAATCAACCTGCGCAATAATTGTTAAGCATCATTTAGGATATTAATAATTTCTCGATTTCATTCTTACTTGCAGGTAATATTACTACTTTATCTGACCCCTCCCAAGATGTTCCATCAATATTCTCAATCCATCCACAGCTGTTGCACTCTAAAATAATCTTTTTATTTTTCTTCGCTAATTCCTCTGCCAGAAGATATCTCATTTCATCGCCTTCACAATTAGGACATGCTTTTCCTCTAATGGTCACCATATCCCACAACCTATTTCCTAATATCATAGCAAAAACTTCCAAATTTTTTGGTTTATTTCTCTCGAATCTCTGCAGTTCGCTAGTAATCGGGAATCCTGGATCTTCGATGACATATATATTAGGGTTTAGATTCGTAAGTATATCCAATCGATTTTTTTTAAACAAATCTTCGGAAAAATAATGTTTATTATTCCGTAACCATAAAGTTAATACTGAATAATAATTAATATAATTTTTTGTGCCCTCTGGATTCTCCAAACAATCTATGAAACTTTCCCACAAAATAAAATTCATAGAACCTCCTCCTATTTTGGTGCTGGTACAGGATAAGTTGTTATCAAATTACCAGCCTTATCAGTAAAAATTTTAATCCAAGTAGTTTTCTTTCCACCAAACTTAAGAGCTGAATTCCCAACGACTTC encodes the following:
- a CDS encoding MerR family DNA-binding transcriptional regulator, coding for MDKTFTPKQMAKRLQVSTTTLRRYEDLNLVPDVPRTASNRRFYSPVHVQAFIALRTLIQGFGIPVSYDVMSLLKKGHVEQALWKINSHQYNIQMEKQRVEEVMSLIQKTDFSKYKNVQVTEEMKIGEIAAITGVNPSAIRHWEKEGLIRAKRNPENGYRVFTSRELKKIIVLSSLRKTVFFIESMKQLLEALEIHDLTTIERSFKVALQKLNEQLEKQMNGITEMMRYIQFCKSLECKLTEKTCL
- a CDS encoding RCC1 domain-containing protein, whose product is MDDITPDETVLKAKQYPKNTITAGRRHTALLKSDGTVTAVGDNKYGQCDVSGWRNIVAVAAGNVHMAKNTGNAHTIGLKSDGTVTAVGWNKHNQCDVNDWRSIVAVAAGWCRTIGIKSDGTVVAAGRNNEGECNVSSWHDIVTVAAGDWHTIGLKSDGTVTAVGNNRYRQCDVNGWGDIVAVAAGYLHTALLQSDGSVAAAGWNKHDQCDVSGWRGIVAIAAGSSHTIGLKSDGTVAAAGWNDFGQCNVSDWSDIVAIAAGCAHTVGLKADGTVVAVGDNEYGQCDVFSFNLNN
- a CDS encoding DUF6809 family protein, which codes for MKTILEALYRGQIQPEETIVPSHPEYRPLSRQISAQTEQWRNRLGEEAFRELEEYFDLCDSVESMHVEAAFLQGFRLGANLMIEVMSKREGLAPNPASGLSL
- a CDS encoding helix-turn-helix domain-containing protein codes for the protein MLEQQPADVGFEARYTWTLPLVAEWIEREFCIQMSVRGIRVMLKRMNFSFTKATYTLANADEEA
- a CDS encoding transposase, producing MEAEKIDHLLFEDESMIRAYQVLQYNGFPRGKQRKVSTYGKHEGAKLFGVINYETGQVHHREEEEADTAAFIRFLQDLLSAYPRGKIAMILDNSWIHHATELQPFFEGTSTSAVSLSAPYSPNLNPVEGL